The following coding sequences are from one Osmia bicornis bicornis chromosome 2, iOsmBic2.1, whole genome shotgun sequence window:
- the LOC114874063 gene encoding transmembrane protein 165 — translation MGLNQFTLKIENIFCLCAISYFLLPIVSIESESRYNDKFEIMTTMKPKDEISQTKDNLGFLHALIASLSVIIVSELGDKTFFIAAIMAMKHPRLTIFVGAISALALMTILSVIFGYAATIIPRTYTYYISTALFALFGLKMLRDGYKMSATEAQEELEEVQSDLRKRDDEYEKETATTLVQDPETGVIRKATKISALMLLSRIFFQAFTLTFLAEWGDRSQLTTIILAAREDVYGVVIGGILGHMFCTGLAVLGGRMIAQKISVRTVTIIGGLVFLLFAFTALFISPTEDI, via the exons atgggCTTGAATCAGTTTACACTAAaaatcgaaaatattttttgcttGTGTGCGATTAGCTATTTTCTTTTACCTATCGTGTCAATCGAAAGCGAGTCTCGATATAATGATAAGTTTGAAATCATGACGACTATG AAACCTAAAGATGAAATATCACAAACCAAGGATAACCTTGGTTTTTTACATGCACTTATAGCTTCTTTATCAGTCATTATTGTCTCTGAATTAGGAGacaaaacattttttattgcTGCTATTATGGCTATGAAACATCCACGATTGACAATTTTTGTAGGAGCGATTAGTGCTTTAGCTCTTATGACTATTCTTTCAG TAATTTTTGGATATGCTGCAACTATAATCCCacgtacatatacatattatatttctACTGCTCTGTTTGCTTTATTTGGTTTAAAAATGCTACGAGATGGTTATAAAATGTCTGCAACAGAAGCACAAGAGGAATTAGAGGAAGTACAGTCTGATTTAAGGAAACGGGATGATGAG TATGAAAAAGAAACAGCAACCACATTAGTACAGGATCCAGAAACTGGTGTTATAAGAAAAGCTACAAAAATTAGCGCACTGATGCTTTTATCTAGGATATTTTTTCAAGCATTTACATTAACATTCCTTGCAGAATGGGGAGATCGTTCCCAGCTTACAACTATTATACTTGCAGCAAGGGAG GATGTTTATGGAGTTGTAATAGGTGGCATATTAGGACATATGTTTTGTACAGGATTAGCAGTATTAGGAGGTAGAATGATAGCCCAGAAAATTTCAGTAAGAACAG TGACCATAATTGGCGGATTAGTGTTCCTACTATTTGCCTTCACAGCACTTTTTATCAGCCCCACAGAAGATATATGA